Proteins found in one Strigops habroptila isolate Jane chromosome W, bStrHab1.2.pri, whole genome shotgun sequence genomic segment:
- the LOC115619203 gene encoding LOW QUALITY PROTEIN: C-factor-like (The sequence of the model RefSeq protein was modified relative to this genomic sequence to represent the inferred CDS: inserted 2 bases in 2 codons; deleted 1 base in 1 codon), whose protein sequence is MGELHVLSVLVTGANWGISLGLVQNLLGMPSPPQWVFAACRAPTGQQVQEVQNLVSRHRNLVIILLEVTDPSSIKVAAVRVGEHLGGXGLTLLINSAGIAKPXLDNETLEDMTHVYTTNTIWPLLMDQAFLPLLKKVAQGSPGSALSCSRAAIINMSSYTGSITDVYVWEYGQVVSYHCSKAALNMLTKCQSLRYKEDDVLCTALHPGWVQTNMGGSGPHKLPLTVDESMRGMLKVLSSLSEKDTSTFLDWEGKVIPW, encoded by the exons ATGGGAGAGCTTCACGTCCTCTCCGTGCTGGTGACTGGGGCCAACTGGGGCATTAGCCTGGGGCTTGTCCAGAACTTACTGGGGATGCCAAGC CCCCCTCAGTGGGTCTTTGCAGCCTGTCGGGCCCCCACGGGGCAGCAAGTGCAG GAGGTGCAGAATTTGGTCTCCAGGCACCGCAACCTGGTCATCATCCTGCTCG AAGTCACTGACCCTTCCAGCATTAAGGTGGCTGCAGTCCGAGTTGGGGAGCACTTGGGGG TAGGGCTGACCCTCCTCATCAACAGTGCTGGAATTGCAAAGC TACTTGATAATGAGACACTGGAGGATATGACCCATGTTTACACCACCAACACAATTTGGCCCCTGTTGATGGACCAG GCGTTCCTGCCCTTGCTGAAGAAGGTTGCCCAGGGCAGCCCGGGCTCAGCGCTGAGTTGCAGCAGGGCAGCCATCATCAACATGTCCAGCTACACCGGCTCAATTACAGATGTCTATGTATGGGAATATGGACAAGTTGTGTCATACCACTGCAGCAAG GCTGCTCTGAACATGCTGACCAAGTGCCAGTCCTTGAGGTACAAGGAAGATGATGTCCTCTGCACTGCTCTCCACCCTGGCTGGGTGCAAACCAACATGGGGGGCTCAGGACCACATAAG CTGCCCTTGACAGTGGATGAGAGCATGCGAGGGATGCTGAAGgtgctctcctccctctctgagaAGGACACCAGCACCTTTCTGGACTGGGAAGGGAAGGTCATTCCCTGGTGA